The Mercurialis annua linkage group LG2, ddMerAnnu1.2, whole genome shotgun sequence genome contains a region encoding:
- the LOC126666786 gene encoding senescence/dehydration-associated protein At4g35985, chloroplastic, whose amino-acid sequence MGCFGSRSSKTNSPTKPEENPAEPKNLKQEIFLKIPACTVHLMEGGEAFELATGEFNLIRILDDNISLATIIKVGDNLQWPLTKDEPVVKLDSSHYLFSLPMKDGDEPLSYGITFLEQCDSSLRFLDSFLAEHSCFSSSVLSSSSSSVKSRKNNNDLEWKEFAPSVEDYNNFLAKAIAGGTGQIVKGIFKCSNAYTNQVHKGGEMIQSRAAEDKNGAKATSSNTSTGATQNTKVNNSLKRVRKLTKMTEKLSKTMLDGVGIATGSVMAPLVKSQAGKAFLSMVPGEVLLASLDAVNKILDAAEAAEKQTLSATSKATSRMVSNRFGESAGEATEDAFATAGHCAGTAWNIFKIRKALNPASSVSAGMLRTAAQTRKTNS is encoded by the exons ATGGGCTGCTTTGGGTCAAGaagttccaaaacaaattctcCCACGAAACCTGAAGAAAACCCAGCAGAACCCAAGAATCTAAAACAagaaatatttctaaaaatccCAGCATGCACAGTCCATCTCATGGAAGGAGGAGAAGCTTTCGAACTCGCCACCGGCGAGTTCAACCTTATAAGAATCTTGGACGACAATATTTCTCTAGCCACAATCATAAAAGTTGGCGACAATCTTCAATGGCCATTAACAAAAGATGAACCAGTAGTGAAACTTGATTCCTCACACTATCTGTTCTCTTTGCCGATGAAAGATGGCGACGAGCCTTTGAGCTACGGGATCACTTTCTTGGAGCAGTGTGATAGTAGCTTGAGGTTCTTGGATTCTTTTCTTGCGGAGCATTCTTGTTTTTCTAGCTCTGTGTTGTCGTCGTCGTCGTCGTCTGTGAAGAGTAGGAAGAATAATAATGATCTTGAGTGGAAAGAGTTTGCGCCTAGTGTTGaagattataataattttttggcTAAGGCTATTGCTGGTGGAACTGGGCAGATTGTTAAGGGCATCTTTAAGTGCAGTAATGCTTACACTAATCAG GTTCATAAAGGAGGAGAAATGATTCAAAGTCGTGCTGCAGAGGACAAAAATGGTGCCAAAGCTACGAGCAGCAACACAAGTACCGGGGCCACACAGAACACTAAAGTCAACAACAGCTTGAAACG TGTGAGAAAGCTGACGAAGATGACAGAAAAGCTGAGCAAAACAATGCTCGATGGCGTCGGAATCGCCACCGGTTCGGTAATGGCTCCATTAGTGAAATCACAAGCAGGAAAAGCATTTTTATCCATGGTTCCAGGGGAAGTTCTCTTGGCTTCACTTGATGCTGTCA ACAAGATTCTAGATGCAGCTGAAGCTGCTGAAAAACAAACTTTATCTGCCACTTCAAAGGCTACAAGCAGAATGGTCAGCAACAG GTTTGGTGAAAGTGCAGGGGAGGCAACAGAGGATGCGTTTGCGACGGCCGGGCACTGTGCTGGTACTGCTTGGAATATATTCAAGATTAGAAAGGCTTTGAATCCTGCTTCTTCCGTCTCTGCTGGAATGCTCAGAACCGCTGCTCAGACCAGAAAAACCAACTCATAA
- the LOC126669009 gene encoding cytochrome B5-like protein, whose product MVIAVVALILGILLGGFILIPRTLSKSAQVEKVDSSNTRKKEPRLCNKAEISLHDKRTDCWIIIKGKVYDVTSYVEVHPGGDAILSHAGGDATEGFYGPQHASLVYDMVDEFYIGDLEQ is encoded by the exons ATGGTTATAGCTGTGGTGGCATTAATTTTGGGAATCTTATTGGGAGGTTTCATTTTGATTCCTCGAACCCTTAGTAAATCAG CTCAGGTAGAAAAGGTTGATTCGAGTAATACCCGAAAGAAG GAACCCAGACTTTGCAATAAAGCTGAAATCTCTTTACATGATAAGAGAACTGATTGTTGGATTATTATCAAAGGAAAG GTATATGATGTTACCTCATACGTAGAAGTACATCCTGGAGGCGATGCCATCCTATCACATGCTGGAGGTGATGCAACCGAAGGGTTTTATGG GCCACAACACGCTTCTCTAGTCTATGACATGGTTGACGAATTCTATATCGGAGATCTGGAGCAGTAA
- the LOC126669008 gene encoding uncharacterized protein LOC126669008: MAVFEYIDLFLFSLSRAFCSPFAIFIQIQGCAICLILALGWVLAAYVRNREFKRMKESMRAGNSFSFLCHDINELEHSNQVNLPRVSVVMPLKGFGEFNLHNWRSQITSLYGGPVEFLFIVESTEDPAYHAVSHLISEYKDHVEAKIIVAGFSTTCSQKIHNQLFGVERMHKDTKYVLFLDDDVRLHPGSIGALTAEMEKNPEIFIQTGYPLDLPSGTLGSYCIYEYHMPCSMGFATGGRTFFLWGGCMMMHADDFRYNRCGVVSELRDGGYSDDMTLAAIAGAHKRLISSPPVAVFPHPLASDLSFSRYWNYLRKQTFVLESYTTKVNWMMNKALFSVHCYLSWGFVTPFFMAMIHVAAALRIYMRGYAQEETAFVSNGLLLVTCLTVCTFIELSSMWNLTRVEVQLCNLLSPESPRLSLATYNWVLVFIALLVDNFLYPVSAFRSHFSQSINWSGIRYHLKNGKIYKIERSKDKEGPIYTDLGGKNIYGKKGAPPRTSFIGSLTKTLAQWFQPKKFDS, translated from the exons ATGGCGGTATTTGAATATATTGATTTGTTTCTCTTCTCTCTCAGTAGAGCTTTTTGCTCTCCCTTCGCCATTTTTATTCAGATCCAG gGATGTGCAATCTGCTTAATTCTTGCTCTTGGGTGGGTTTTGGCTGCTTATGTCAG GAATAGAGAATTCAAACGGATGAAGGAAAGTATGAGAGCTGGCAATagcttttcttttctttgtcaTGATATCAATGAATTGGAGCACTCAAATCAGGTCAATCTGCCTCGAGTCTCTGTTGTTATGCCATTAAAGGGGTTTGGAGAATTCAATCTACATAATTGGAGAAGTCAG ATCACATCTCTATATGGTGGTCCTGTAGAATTCCTTTTTATAGTGGAAAGCACAGAAGACCCTGCTTACCATGCTGTATCTCATTTAATATCTGAATATAAG GATCATGTCGAGGCTAAAATTATTGTTGCTGGTTTCTCAACAACTTGTAGTCAGAAGATTCACAACCAGTTG TTTGGAGTGGAGAGAATGCATAAAGACACCAAGTATGTACTATTTCTAGATGATGATGTTAGGCTGCACCCTGGGTCAATTGGAGCCCTCACTgctgaaatggaaaaaaatCCGGAG ATATTTATACAAACTGGATATCCTCTTGATCTACCTTCAGGGACTTTAGGAAGTTACTGCATCTATGAATATCATATG CCTTGTTCAATGGGATTTGCAACTGGCGGAAGAACATTCTTTCTATGGGGAGGGTGCATGATG ATGCATGCTGATGATTTCAGATATAACCGCTGTGGTGTGGTCTCAGAACTCCGAGATGGTGGATACTCTGATGACATGACTCTTGCAGCTATAGCTG GGGCTCATAAGAGGCTAATTTCATCACCTCCAGTTGCTGTTTTCCCTCACCCTCTTGCTAGCGATCTTAGTTTTTCAAG GTACTGGAATTACTTGCGCAAACAAACTTTCGTTTTGGAATCGTATACCACGAAGGTCAATTGGATGATGAACAAAGCATTATTTTCTGTACATTGCTATTTGTCATGGGGATTTGTGACGCCGTTCTTTATGGCTATGATTCACGTTGCAGCAGCACTTCGAATCTATATGCGAGGATATGCACAGGAGGAAACAGCGTTTGTTTCTAACG GGTTGTTACTAGTGACCTGTCTGACCGTATGCACCTTTATTGAACTTTCTTCAATGTGGAATTTGACAAGGGTAGAAGTTCAATTATGCAATTTGCTTTCTCCCGAGTCACCTAGACTCTCTCTTGCTACTTACAACTGGGTTCTT GTATTTATAGCACTGTTGGTAGATAACTTCTTGTATCCCGTATCTGCATTCCGTTCGCACTTCTCTCAGTCCATAAATTGGTCTGGTATAAGGTACCACCTGAAGAACGGGAAGATCTACAAG ATTGAAAGGAGCAAGGATAAGGAGGGACCTATTTACACAGACTTGGgaggaaaaaatatatatggGAAGAAAGGAGCTCCACCTAGAACCTCTTTTATTGGCTCTTTGACAAAAACTTTAGCTCAATGGTTTCAACCAAAGAAATTTGATAGCTAG
- the LOC126668474 gene encoding uncharacterized protein LOC126668474 codes for MYSNFAKYQAFPVVFRVSSKPIYCQHFHTPKTHSLPFRFSPNPLLDPKCRDFVKPVKGYNWKMNNIGRGRSISSGFSFRSVARARSFSHRVVVGEGSGANEKSLPWLSNRKEGKELGKRVSAYNGGSSRKNSGRRFEKTVSVSSWEESAKRVENGANRVKNVEKEVGESAPSARKDTIEPALESNRGRNRMVESSKDGVYDYGKRERSFDGVEEGEDELDVPEDPRWDRIKSRFDGMTNARDRTAKPEFNNSRWNKQENWGRKTYREASESSLPRMIGEGVYGVGPVLAALSASRREFYALYVQEGLDLTSNNKKKKDKKGFEKVLRMAQNISLNIKEVSKHDLNMIADNRPHQGLVLDASPLEMVKIMKLDPVSHEDKGSLWVALDEVTDPQNLGAIIRSAYFFGASGIVLCAKNSAPLSGIVSKASAGSLEIMELRYCKNMMQFLVSSAENGWRILGGSVAPKSVPLNEVVPGEPTVLVLGSEGTGLRPLVERSCTQLVKIPGNAPVDVMAGVDDDDIVSEETNLQRSSEEFRSFLAVESLNVSVAAGVLIHHLIGSTPSNNDE; via the coding sequence ATGTACTCTAATTTTGCAAAGTACCAAGCATTTCCAGTTGTGTTTAGGGTTTCTTCAAAACCCATTTACTGCCAACATTTTCATACTCCAAAAACTCATTCACTGCCATTTAGGTTTAGTCCAAATCCCTTATTAGACCCTAAATGTAGGGATTTTGTGAAACCAGTGAAGGGATATAATTGGAAAATGAATAATATAGGTAGAGGTAGAAGTATTTCAAGTGGGTTTAGTTTTAGAAGTGTTGCAAGAGCTAGAAGTTTTTCACATAGAGTAGTAGTTGGGGAAGGGAGTGGTGCAAATGAGAAGTCTCTTCCTTGGTTAAGTAATAGAAAAGAAGGCAAGGAATTGGGGAAAAGGGTAAGCGCGTATAATGGTGGTTCTTCTCGGAAAAATTCGGGTAGGAGATTTGAGAAAACAGTTAGTGTCTCTTCGTGGGAGGAATCGGCGAAGAGAGTCGAAAATGGGGCGAATCGTGTGAAAAATGTAGAAAAGGAAGTTGGAGAAAGTGCTCCGTCTGCTCGGAAGGATACGATAGAGCCTGCTTTGGAGAGTAATCGAGGTAGAAATAGAATGGTGGAGTCATCGAAGGACGGAGTGTATGATTATGGTAAAAGAGAACGTAGTTTTGATGGGGTAGAAGAAGGAGAAGATGAACTGGATGTTCCTGAGGATCCAAGATGGGATAGGATTAAAAGTAGGTTTGATGGAATGACGAATGCCAGAGACAGAACTGCGAAACCCGAGTTTAATAATAGCAGGTGGAATAAGCAGGAAAATTGGGGTAGGAAAACTTATAGAGAGGCTTCTGAATCGTCTTTGCCTAGGATGATTGGTGAAGGGGTTTATGGAGTTGGTCCTGTTTTGGCTGCATTGTCTGCTAGTAGAAGAGAGTTTTATGCATTGTATGTTCAAGAAGGATTGGATTTGACTAGTAAtaacaagaaaaagaaagacaaaAAAGGGTTTGAGAAGGTCTTGAGGATGGCTCAAAATATTAGCTTAAACATAAAGGAAGTTTCAAAGCACGATCTGAATATGATTGCTGATAATCGTCCTCATCAAGGACTCGTTCTCGATGCTTCACCACTAGAGATggtgaaaataatgaaattagaTCCCGTTTCCCACGAAGATAAAGGTTCGCTTTGGGTAGCTTTAGATGAGGTTACTGATCCTCAGAATTTAGGAGCGATTATTAGGTCTGCTTATTTCTTTGGAGCTTCAGGGATAGTTCTATGTGCGAAAAATTCTGCCCCTTTAAGCGGAATTGTAAGTAAAGCGAGTGCAGGATCACTTGAAATAATGGAGCTTAGGTATTGCAAGAATATGATGCAGTTCTTAGTATCATCAGCTGAAAACGGGTGGCGAATTCTCGGAGGTTCAGTTGCTCCAAAGTCTGTCCCATTGAATGAAGTAGTCCCTGGTGAACCCACAGTTCTTGTATTGGGCAGTGAAGGTACTGGGCTGAGGCCATTAGTGGAGAGATCGTGCACTCAACTGGTGAAGATACCGGGAAACGCTCCCGTAGATGTCATGGCGGGAGTCGATGACGATGATATTGTATCGGAAGAAACGAATCTTCAGCGCTCAAGTGAAGAGTTTAGATCATTTTTGGCTGTGGAGAGTTTGAATGTTAGTGTTGCAGCAGGTGTGCTTATTCACCACTTAATTGGGAGCACCCCCAGTAACAATGATGAGTGA
- the LOC126668478 gene encoding mitochondrial import inner membrane translocase subunit TIM17-2-like gives MGTPETSREPCPDRILDDIGGAFGMGAVGGSAFHFIKGTYNSPSGARLLGGTQAVRMNAPRVGGSFAVWGGLFSAFDCTMVYVRQKEDPWNSIFAGAATGGFLSMRQGLGASARSALFGGILLGLIEGAGIMLNKVMSAQQQNMSVIMDDSAPGAGLGFPTGIPGQPQMQPQVAFQDAASTGAGSESGSSSGWFGGMFGGGKKEESSTSGHSKTEILESFDAPPVPSFEYK, from the coding sequence ATGGGTACGCCGGAAACTTCCCGCGAACCATGTCCCGACCGGATTCTCGACGATATTGGCGGCGCGTTTGGCATGGGAGCTGTAGGCGGTTCAGCTTTTCACTTTATTAAAGGAACGTACAACTCTCCATCGGGAGCGCGTCTACTCGGCGGCACACAAGCTGTCCGAATGAACGCGCCGCGAGTTGGCGGGAGTTTCGCTGTTTGGGGCGGTTTATTCTCTGCTTTCGATTGCACGATGGTTTACGTTCGGCAGAAGGAAGATCCGTGGAACTCGATCTTCGCCGGAGCTGCTACCGGTGGGTTTCTATCGATGCGACAAGGGCTAGGCGCGTCGGCTAGGTCTGCGCTTTTCGGTGGGATTTTATTAGGGTTAATTGAAGGAGCTGGGATCATGCTTAATAAAGTTATGAGTGCTCAACAACAAAATATGTCTGTCATTATGGATGATTCTGCCCCTGGTGCTGGGTTAGGGTTTCCTACTGGTATTCCTGGTCAGCCTCAAATGCAACCTCAGGTCGCCTTTCAAGACGCGGCCTCCACAGGTGCTGGGTCGGAATCGGGTTCTAGTTCGGGCTGGTTTGGGGGTATGTTTGGAGGAGGGAAGAAGGAGGAATCCTCTACAAGTGGCCATAGCAAAACCGAGATTTTGGAGAGTTTTGATGCTCCACCTGTGCCTAGTTTTGAGTACAAGTGA
- the LOC126668477 gene encoding probable 3-hydroxyisobutyrate dehydrogenase-like 1, mitochondrial produces the protein MPLSLLYRSLSHRSHHHNNLISLTNSIILFLHRSMATATTTGEFSITPSTTRIGWIGTGVMGRSMCSHLIKAGYSLTVFNRTLSKAQPLLDMGANLADSPLSVAKQSDVVFSIVGFPSDVRHVLLNPITGALQGLRPGGVLIDMTTSDPSLAVEIFAAASAKSCHSIDAPVSGGDRGAKNGTLAIFAGGDKSVVDRVNPIFALMGKVNYMGTPGKGQFAKLANQITIASTMVGLVEGIVYAYKAGLNVELYLNAISTGAAGSKSIDLYGARILNRDFEAGFYVNHFVKDLGICLKECEKMGVALPGLALAQQLYLSLKAHGEGNLGTQALILALERLNNFSLPSLSSSPNPAA, from the coding sequence ATGCCACTCTCACTACTCTATCGCTCACTCTCTCACCGTAGCCACCACCACAACAATCTCATCTCTCTCACCAACTCCATTATACTCTTCCTCCACCGCTCAATGGCCACCGCTACCACCACAGGCGAATTCTCCATCACCCCATCAACCACCCGTATCGGCTGGATTGGCACCGGCGTAATGGGCCGTTCAATGTGTTCTCATCTAATCAAAGCCGGCTATTCTCTCACCGTCTTCAACCGCACTCTCTCTAAAGCTCAACCTCTACTCGACATGGGCGCCAATCTTGCTGACTCACCCCTATCCGTCGCCAAACAATCCGACGTCGTCTTTTCCATAGTCGGATTTCCCTCAGATGTTCGCCACGTACTCCTTAATCCAATCACCGGAGCCCTCCAAGGTCTCCGTCCAGGCGGCGTTCTCATAGACATGACCACATCCGATCCCTCCCTCGCCGTGGAAATCTTCGCCGCTGCTTCCGCCAAAAGTTGCCACTCCATCGACGCTCCAGTCTCCGGCGGCGACCGCGGCGCCAAAAACGGAACGCTGGCGATATTCGCTGGAGGCGACAAGTCGGTGGTTGATCGTGTAAATCCCATTTTTGCCCTTATGGGAAAAGTAAATTACATGGGTACCCCTGGAAAAGGACAATTCGCAAAGCTAGCAAATCAAATCACCATAGCGAGTACAATGGTTGGTTTAGTAGAAGGAATTGTGTATGCTTATAAAGCTGGATTAAATGTAGAACTGTACTTAAATGCAATTTCTACTGGCGCAGCTGGGTCTAAGTCGATTGATTTATATGGGGCTCGGATTTTAAATAGAGATTTTGAAGCTGGGTTTTATGTGAATCATTTTGTTAAGGATTTAGGGATTTGTTTGAAAGAATGTGAAAAAATGGGGGTTGCTCTGCCTGGATTGGCCTTGGCTCAACAGCTTTATTTGTCTCTCAAGGCTCATGGTGAAGGCAATTTGGGTACTCAAGCTCTCATTTTGGCTCTTGAGAGGCTTAATAATTTCTCCCTCCCAAGCTTGTCGTCTTCTCCGAATCCCGCGGCTTAG
- the LOC126668473 gene encoding receptor-like protein kinase HSL1 — protein sequence MSKLTFVLSVYFSVLLISVVLGHVESDQLYDKEEATLLRLKKHWQNQKSLSQWTPSSSHCNWSGVNCSNNSVTVLEFPNVNISGTIPPFICELKNLRVLDLGNNSIYGTFPLVLYNCSKLEYLDLSQNYLAGTIPDDIHRLSQLLFLNLYANEFTGDIPVGIGQLQKLRSLQLQQNHFKGTFPVEIGNLFNLEELMLGYNSFMPSTFPSNFTQLTKLKQLWFADSNLIGEIPEMIGEMAALELLDLSDNKLTGNIPNSLFTLKNLTMLYLHNNKLSGEIPRIVESLNLVKLDLSGNNLTGTIPDDIGKLENLSFLALFFNELSGEIPASIGRLPALTHLKVFNNNLSGTLPPELGLHSMLIELQILSNRLSGRLPEFLCNGGKLIGVVAEDNNFSGELPNSLGNCSSLLMVTVSRNAFSGEIPVGLWTSSKLETLTLSDNRFSGELPNEVSRNLSRLEISNNGFSGKLPAGDSWRSLVVFIGSNNSFTGTIPQEFTALPRLTTLLLDRNQLSGPLPSDIISWKSLDTINMSHNQLAEEIPDGITSLPRLLQLDLSDNQLSGKIPTQLGSLKFTFLNLSSNHLIGEIPSQLEISAYSSSFLNNPGLCTSSSLLNLHICNSRLEKSSKSSTRLITLLSSIIAAAFVLALIVSFMIIKVYQKRKQRSISTWKFTSFHNLNFNESDILSGLTESNVIGSGGSGKVYRVVIKRSGLIVAVKKIWNDKKFDQKPEKEFQAEVEILSTIRHLNIVKLLCCISNNETKLLVYEYMEKRSLDQWLHTKKRSRNASGSVCHANLDWPSRFRIAVGAAQGLSYMHHDCSPRVIHRDVKSSNILLDSAFNAKIADFGLARLLIQQGEATVSAVAGSFGYIAPEYAQTSKVDDKIDVYSFGVILLELTTGKEANFGDENYCLAEWAWRHVNQGKPIADVLDKKIMEAFYLDGMCIVFKVGVKCTSKMPSARPSMREVLQILVQCSQPLDYGLKSIGFGRDNDAVPFLKNSNPEELSGSDDNV from the exons ATGTCGAAATTAACCTTTGTATTGTCAGTTTACTTCTCTGTCCTTCTCATTTCCGTCGTACTCGGCCATGTCGAGTCGGATCAGCTTTATGATAAAGAAGAAGCAACTCTGTTAAGATTAAAGAAGCACTGGCAAAATCAAAAAAGTCTCAGTCAATGGACGCCATCCTCATCTCATTGTAACTGGTCAGGAGTAAATTGCAGCAACAATTCTGTTACTGTACTGGAATTTCCGAATGTGAACATATCTGGAACAATCCCACCGTTCATCTGTGAGCTCAAGAACCTAAGAGTTCTTGATCTTGGGAACAACAGCATCTATGGAACATTTCCTTTGGTTCTCTATAACTGCTCCAAGCTCGAATATCTAGATCTTTCTCAAAATTACCTTGCTGGCACCATTCCGGATGATATTCATCGTTTGTCTCAGCTATTGTTCCTTAATCTTTACGCTAATGAGTTCACTGGTGATATTCCGGTGGGTATTGGGCAGTTACAGAAGCTCAGGTCTCTTCAACTTCAACAGAATCACTTTAAGGGTACTTTCCCGGTGGAAATTGGTAACTTGTTTAACCTTGAAGAGCTAATGCTTGGCTACAATAGTTTTATGCCATCTACTTTCCCATCCAATTTCACTCAGTTGACGAAACTTAAGCAGTTATGGTTTGCCGACTCGAATCTGATCGGGGAGATTCCGGAAATGATTGGGGAAATGGCAGCACTGGAGTTGCTGGATTTATCGGACAACAAATTAACTGGGAATATCCCCAACAGTTTGTTCACATTGAAGAATTTGACTATGCTGTATCTTCACAATAACAAGCTATCTGGAGAGATCCCTCGCATTGTTGAATCTCTGAATTTGGTGAAACTTGATCTTTCTGGAAACAATTTGACAGGAACAATACCCGATGACATTGGAAAGTTGGAAAATTTATCATTTCTGGCTTTGTTCTTCAATGAACTATCAGGTGAAATCCCTGCTAGCATTGGCCGTCTTCCAGCACTGACTCATCTTAAGGTGTTCAACAATAATTTATCTGGTACCCTTCCGCCTGAGTTAGGTCTTCATTCAATGCTTATAGAGCTTCAGATTTTGTCAAACAGGCTTTCAGGCAGGCTGCCTGAATTTTTATGCAATGGAGGCAAGTTAATAGGAGTGGTAGCAGAAGACAACAATTTCAGCGGAGAATTGCCGAATTCACTTGGAAACTGCAGTAGTTTGCTGATGGTAACAGTTTCACGCAATGCATTTTCCGGTGAGATTCCTGTCGGCCTATGGACATCTTCCAAACTGGAAACACTCACGCTGAGCGATAATAGGTTCTCGGGTGAGCTTCCGAATGAAGTGTCAAGGAATCTTTCACGTCTTGAAATAAGTAACAACGGGTTTTCCGGTAAACTTCCGGCTGGAGATTCTTGGAGGAGCCTGGTGGTCTTCATTGGAAGTAATAATTCTTTTACTGGTACAATCCCTCAAGAGTTTACTGCTCTTCCTCGTCTTACTACTCTTTTGCTTGATAGGAACCAACTTAGTGGACCCCTTCCATCAGATATAATCTCATGGAAGTCGTTGGATACTATAAACATGAGTCATAATCAACTTGCCGAGGAAATTCCAGATGGAATTACTTCTCTGCCTCGCCTTCTTCAACTCGATTTGTCAGATAACCAACTTTCCGGAAAAATTCCAACTCAATTAGGATCATTGAAGTTTACCTTTCTCAATCTATCTTCCAATCATCTCATAGGGGAAATCCCAAGTCAGCTTGAAATCTCTGCTTATAGCAGCAGTTTCTTGAACAATCCTGGTCTTTGTACGAGCAGTTCGCTGTTAAACCTTCATATCTGCAATTCCAGACTTGAAAAGTCAAGCAAAAGTTCCACCAGATTGATAACCTTGCTTTCGAGTATTATTGCAGCAGCCTTTGTGCTGGCTCTGATAGTTTCGTTCATGATAATCAAAGTTTACCAGAAGAGAAAACAGCGATCCATTTCGACATGGAAGTTCACCTCATTCCATAACTTGAATTTCAACGAATCAGATATACTTTCAGGATTAACAGAAAGCAACGTAATCGGAAGTGGAGGATCCGGAAAGGTATACCGAGTTGTTATCAAAAGATCAGGTCTCATTGTTGCTGTGAAAAAGATTTGGAATGACAAAAAGTTTGATCAAAAGCCTGAGAAAGAATTCCAAGCTGAAGTTGAAATACTAAGTACAATAAGGCATCTGAACATAGTGAAGCTGCTTTGCTGTATCAGCAATAACGAGACGAAACTTCTGGTTTATGAGTATATGGAGAAACGCAGCCTCGATCAATGGTTGCATACGAAGAAGAGATCAAGAAATGCCAGCGGCTCAGTCTGTCATGCTAACCTAGACTGGCCTAGCAGGTTCAGAATTGCAGTGGGAGCTGCTCAGGGCCTATCGTACATGCATCATGACTGCTCGCCACGTGTTATCCATCGAGATGTGAAATCGAGCAATATCCTGCTAGATTCTGCCTTCAATGCGAAAATTGCTGACTTTGGTCTAGCCAGGTTGTTGATTCAGCAAGGAGAAGCTACAGTCTCAGCTGTCGCAGGGTCTTTTGGTTATATTGCTCCAG AGTATGCACAAACATCCAAAGTGGATGACAAAATTGATGTCTACAGCTTTGGTGTGATTCTGCTAGAATTGACAACCGGTAAAGAGGCCAATTTTGGTGATGAGAATTATTGCCTGGCGGAATGGGCATGGCGTCACGTAAACCAAGGAAAGCCGATAGCCGATGTGTTAGATAAGAAGATAATGGAAGCTTTTTATTTGGATGGTATGTGCATTGTATTCAAGGTTGGAGTGAAATGTACAAGTAAAATGCCTTCTGCTAGACCTTCCATGAGAGAGGTCTTGCAAATCCTAGTTCAATGCAGCCAACCACTTGACTACGGATTAAAGAGCATTGGTTTCGGAAGAGATAATGATGCGGTCCCGTTCCTTAAGAATTCAAATCCTGAGGAACTATCAGGCAGTGATGATAATGTGTGA